The segment ACCGCATCGGCATATAATTAACACTGTCGATAAATTTCGTATTTCCTACCGTTAGTACTATGATTTTAGTACCGCTCAAAATTACACGAGGTTCTGTCGAAATACCGCTTTCTACTAAATATCGGAGGATAAATTGCGCGTCGAACGATTTTGCGTTATGagcaatacaaattatttttttaaaatatgtcgtCGGACGCGTcgcgaaatttacaaattctttaacAGGATCGTGACGAAATGTAAATTCGCGGATACCGCACCAACGACACCGCACCGACATATCTTCTATTTCCGCGCACGATTCGCAAATCTGCTGCGCGACGCAGAGAGTGGGCAcgtgaatttttacattagCGGTACCTCGAAGCGTTTCATCCTGTCGTGTTTCGAAATCGTAAAACACGAATGCGGAGCGGTTTTCTGTTTTCGACTCGTGTTCATCCTCATTTTGATCTTCGAAATGCTCTTCCGAAGAGCGACCCACGATGCTACTCGAAGCTCGATTGATCGGCATCATGCAGCAATAATGATTTAGCGGTTGGTGAGAACGACACGTGAAACAGAAAGCCGCGCCGCATTCGTGCTGTTTCTTTCGTTCGATTACACGACCGCACTCGCCGCAAAATCGTATAACGCTACAAACGCTTTGAAGCGAATGCCCGTCGTACGATTTTTGCGCGCGATGACGCTCGAGGCACgcgcgattaaaaaattcgcGATTACATTCCGTGCAGCGTATTCGCTCATGTTCGAATCTCTCGCAAGTTGGAACCATGTTACAACGCGGGCATTTATTAGAGCATCGATGCCCTTTCGCGTCACTGCGATAAGCTACGTTGCACGGAATGCAATACCCTCTACTTCCAGCAGCggctcttaaatttaaaatcacgCTATAATGACGCGATTCggcgacaaataaaatatttaatcgagaTATAGGTTCTCGATGTAGAGAGGCTAGCACCGCTGTTCCGTCGAATAACGGTTTACCCCCGCGACCAAAAGTGTCGGAATTGTAAACTATTATCGCGACATTTTCCGCGgctaaatattgttggaaatgTTCAATTTCCCTAATTCCGCAGCCGACTTCCGGAATCGCGATACCGACTTTTTTCGTCAACTCGACGGCGAGTTCGCGTTGCAACGACGAATTTCGTTTTCTCACCGCGTTCCATCTCGCATGCAACTCGCCCGTACGCACATTTCCACGCTCGTTATAAATCTGTGCCGTCACGAGCGCGCGAGGAAAACACAGATTATCGTTgttgtttattgttaaaatcgaACGTTTACCAACAATATCTAGAGCGTTATATCCACGTCCCGTGGGAGGGGTAATACGAAAAACGCGAATATTAAACTCTTGCGCTACGTTTAACCCCCCTGAACTTTGAGCTAATAAACTCACGAGATTCCAAATGTTCTCGGGAGTCAAATCGTTCGCCGGACGGAACGATATTCCAGCGGGGCCGTGAGAAAGAGCCGGAGAGTCGAAAGACAATCCAACATAATCTCCCGGTACGCGTGAAAATATCGCGTAAGAGTGAATTTCGCGAAACGCGTTTTCCAATCGCGTGTAAACCTCCCCTCCTCCCTCGGGAAACGGAAGTATACGGAATCTAGCTTCTCTACCCTCTATCCCGAAATTTCTAAATCTACGCGTGTTTTCCGATactaattctatataattaaaattatcgccGACCTGATTATTATTCCTTTCCGCCGCCGATGCTGCATCGATATCCTCCGCACGCCTcgtttcctcctcctccgttcTTTCCTCTTCCTGCGGCGCTCTTTCGTCGGTTTCGCCAGTCGATTCCACGCCCGACCGAGTTTCCTCcgactcttcttcttctctaccGTCATCTGTTTGAACTgcaaaagtcaaaattaaaaaattagcgaattaattaaaaatttgataaaatattatattttatatcttcatgctcgaattttatttgcaataaaaatcgaaaaagtgTTAAATCAGCTCACCTCtagattttcttcttttttattttacaccctcgtttgataattgtaatcggGAGAGTAAGAAATCACAGGGGGACTGTatcctgtgaaaattttaatgtttaattttaatgtttaaaaaataaaattcgagcataaaagcaactgtaaaaatttgcaatctttCTTACTTCTGTCACCCATTCCCCATCCGTCGTGGCTTTGTTCATCCTCTCCTTCATAATTCCTCTCCTGTAATTCctcttcctgctcttcctcctcctgctcttcttcttcgtcttcctgctcttcctcttcctcctcctcctcctgctCTTCCTCCTGCTCTTCCTCTTCGTCGTCAGCCTCGGGTAATATTACACTCTGTTGACGGtcgttatctaaaaatttacgttattaatttttcaaattttttagttattttatgctTCTGCtaagataactttttttatcacttactGTACAAAGGACTGAATATTTCCTCCTCATCGAACGAGCTCACTTCGCGAGGAGCCGACTGACTCGTCGATTCGTTGCTCACAAGATCGACAAGCTCCGGCGTAAGAATAATTCGCGCGCGagctaaaacattaaattttttgaaaaatttcctaatattaaatcaatgctgttatttcatataaattacttttacgaAGGTCTATTACTTACACGAAGGTCCAGCCTCAGGCGAGGTATCGTCTCGTCGTCGTCTTACCCCGCGGCGTTGAGTAGCTCGCTCTTCGACATAATTTTGACGCTCGCTACGCACCACACCCTCCACCACCATGACTTTTTTCGGCTCGTGACATTGTAGCGttcctaaaaaataatgattttaatttttttaaattttgttttaaatattcataataaaaaatagaaacttaccattttttaccgCACCACGATAGTAATTCAGCAGGCCGGCGATATAGCCTCCCGCATCCTCTTCTTCGTTGTCGTTAAACACACGTCTCATCTCGATTATTTCGCCGGCAATAATCAAAAGCTGGAGGTAAATCGAGAAATGCCCCAAACGGAATAAAACCGCGAGCACCGCGGTAGGGCACGCACCCGCAAACTTTGCGAATAcgacataattattatcgtcgttgtcggataacgacgataaataattatcgatgcaGAGCCCGTTTAAACTACGCGTCAATCGCAAACACGATTCGATAATTTCCCGCAAactagacatttttaattcaacgtGGCTTCGATACGCGGTGAAATCACACGAAGACGGAAATACAGATCGCTATGATCCCGAATGCGCGAGAAAATGTGAAACTGTGCGATTTTTTAGCGTCTTCCCGTTTTATACCAGTTTTCCCCACCTTGAGAAAATTTAGGGAAAAAAGCATTgtttgttttcaaatatttttattacacttccTTTGAAACCGGACAACGGTCCAGGTCCTTTCGTCGTACAACGTTTCGCACGTGCTTTTCACGATAATCCTATTATTCAACGAACGGTACTTCAAGATAGGAGAGCGAGGCGCctcggaaaaaataaaaataacaaataatcgaATCGGGATAAGAATAATCCTATAGTATTGAACACGTAGTAAAAATTCCGACGACGCTTAACTTGTTAAGAAATACTGCGCAACGGGTGGAAATTCTGTTGTTTGAATAAGAATAATCCTCTATATAACAATCGCGTAGTAAAAACCACAATAgagtgcaaaaatttttccgttgtaaaatcatgaaaatttattccgtAACATGTCGTGACATGAAAAtcgaaactttcttttatctAGTAGAATTTTCGTGGGAATTCggaaaagtaatatttgtcaatGCTTCGCCTTTGCGACCAATCATAGTGCTTAAAAGTTTATGTGTTCAAATTTCCCCCACCGTTTTTCCGATTTTCTATTACGCggaaaattgtaacatttttctcattcgTCTCCTAGCATTCGAACCTGCAAGATCAACAGCGAACAAGTTTCAGTTTTCGTGTTTTCGTTTTGCGTCTGCGTATAAAAATCAGTGTCATGGATAAACGCCGGGAAATTGTGAAATCCGAAAAACCGACAAAGTGCAGCGACACTTCCGAAGCAAGATGCGACATCACCGAAAAAATTGTGCAGAATTGCATGCTATTATCTACAACATATggattgaatttttcttatacGAAGAAAATTCATGTTGGGCTGCAAACTTCAATCAACAGCGACGAGTTTGATTTTCAAcctttcgttaaattttcatccAAGGGAGCCGATGGTATTTGCTTCAACATGGCGGAAtggcaaaaatttcaagaaaatatgaagCAAATGTCGGATTACTTAAATGGAAATAGTATTACGGCAAACTCGATTATTATCaacaagataattataaatttcaccacTGCTTATGGAGCAAGAGCTTTGTTATTGACATATCGAG is part of the Linepithema humile isolate Giens D197 chromosome 3, Lhum_UNIL_v1.0, whole genome shotgun sequence genome and harbors:
- the LOC136998875 gene encoding histone H3.v1-like isoform X2 yields the protein MVVEGVVRSERQNYVEERATQRRGVRRRRDDTSPEAGPSSRARIILTPELVDLVSNESTSQSAPREVSSFDEEEIFSPLYNNDRQQSVILPEADDEEEEQEEEQEEEEEEEEQEDEEEEQEEEEQEEELQERNYEGEDEQSHDGWGMGDRSKKDCKFLQLLLCSNFIF